In one window of Balaenoptera musculus isolate JJ_BM4_2016_0621 chromosome 10, mBalMus1.pri.v3, whole genome shotgun sequence DNA:
- the LOC118902760 gene encoding LOW QUALITY PROTEIN: olfactory receptor 8S1-like (The sequence of the model RefSeq protein was modified relative to this genomic sequence to represent the inferred CDS: deleted 1 base in 1 codon) has product MFSGFILLGFSVDPQTQILLFMLFLMIYLLTLLGNLVMLLVIRVDPHLHTPMYFFLGLLSFLDICHSSVTLPKMLENLLSESKTIFVESCLAQAFFVFATGGTEARLLAVMAYDRYVAISSPLLYGQVMNNQLCTGLVWGSWGLAFVDAVINILLAVNLDYCEDQTIPHFSCELSSLFHLSCSDTSTNFTLLLCSSVFRYFGTLILIFFSYICIVSTILSISSTSGRSKAFSTCSSHLTAVILFYGSGFLSYLFANLRFLLEMIFPLQYSVITPMLNPLIYSL; this is encoded by the exons ATGTTCAGTGGGTTTATCCTCCTTGGGTTTTCTGTTGACCCTCAGACCCAGATTCTGCTCTTCATGTTGTTTCTGATGATTTACCTCCTGACCCTGTTGGGGAACCTGGTAATGCTGCTGGTTATCAGAGTTGATCCCCACCTCCACACGCCCATGTACTTCTTTTTGGGACTGCTCTCCTTTCTGGACATCTGCCATTCATCTGTCACACTCCCCAAGATGCTGGAGAATCTACTTTCTGAAAGTAAAACCATCTTTGTAGAGAGCTGCCTGGCTCAGGCCTTCTTTGTGTTTGCCACC GGGGGCACTGAGGCACGTCTGCTGGCTGTGATGGCCTATGACCGCTATGTAGCCATCAGCTCCCCTCTGCTCTATGGCCAGGTGATGAACAACCAGCTCTGTACTGGGCTGGTGTGGGGCTCCTGGGGCCTGGCCTTTGTTGATGCTGTCATCAACATCCTTCTGGCTGTCAATTTAGACTATTGTGAGGACCAAACTATTCCCCACTTCAGCTGCGAGCTGTCTTCTCTCTTCCATCTTTCTTGCTCTGATACCTCCACCAATTTCACACTCTTGCTCTGCTCTTCTGTCTTCCGTTACTTTGGAACCTTAATTTTAATCTTCTTCTCTTATATCTGCATTGTCTCCACCATCCTGAGCATCAGCTCCACCTCAGGCAGAAGCAAGGCCTTCTCTACCTGCTCCTCCCACCTCACTGCAGTGATCCTGTTCTATGGCTCAGGTTTCCTCAGTTATCTCTTTGCCAACCTCAGGTTCCTCCTGGAGATGATCTTCCCTTTACAATACAGTGTGATCACTCCCATGCTGAATCCCCTCATCTATAGCCTTTAG